The Palaemon carinicauda isolate YSFRI2023 chromosome 9, ASM3689809v2, whole genome shotgun sequence sequence ttgggccgggcagtgaagccaagcgggccaggcggtgaagccaagcgggccaggcgctgaagccaagcgccattgttttgccgggtgatgaagccaagcgggccaggcggtgaagccaagcgccattgttgggccaggcagtgaagccaagggggccaggcggtgaagccaagcgccattgttttgccgggcgatgaagccaagcgggccaggcggtgaagccaagcgccattgttgggccgggcagtgaagccaagcgggccagccggtgaagccaagcgccattgttttgccgggcaatgaagccaagcgggccaggcggtgaagccaagcgccactgTTGGgtcgggcagtgaagccaagtgggccaggcggtgaagccaagctccattgttttgctgggcgatgaagccaagcgggccaggcggtgaagccaagcgccattgttttgccgggcgatgaagccaagcggtccaggcggtgaagccaagcgccattgttttgccgggcagtgaagccaagcgggccaggcggtgaagccaagctccattgttttgccgggcgatgaagccaagtgggccaggcggtgaagccaagcgccattgtatgctaggcgatgaagccaagcgccattgttggccaggcaatgaagccaagcgtcattctCCCCACCCAAACAGGACGCGCTCATTCATTTGTATCAGAGGTTCTttacctgcatagccagtccttaagcctaaaaaaaaagccttaaacctaaaaaaaactcaagcctaaaaaaaaaaaccttaagcctattaaaaaaaagaagaaaaagaagatactatCACTTTCACAAAATTTTGAGGGCATCTACTCACCAAGTGTCAAGACCAAAACTTACTCTGCTCATCCCAGCTCTTCAACCTTCATCACCCACCATTTGATGAACACCTATCCAGACTGTCTTCCTTAGgaagaggcgcagcttccttccccagctgaagtATCTTggtcaacctataaggacaagagtgcgtactagaagaagcctagctcgttccctctgcagagccagtcttctagattattcccccagaactagccgaaggttggtatccagaggaatagatctagatatccgaccatttgtacacttgacggaCGCCTTGTACTCGTtcaccaaggtacatagcatactagaatttgataggtttcttccctctgcatagCCCGTTGTCCTCCAGGGTGGTccaagcatccttcaagctggATAGTTGAGCATTGCATCCCTCAAGCTGGCTAGTCCTTCCAAGTGTTCTTCAAGGTGGGTGGTCAGTCAGGTTAAAGATCCTTAAGTTCTGGTCCTTGAAAAACTCGGTTAAATCTAATTTTCCtctcaaaataaactgaaattgaagttcttttttttttatctttttttttttttttttagtttttttatttttttttttgttttttttttagttttttttttcccatccATTTACGGATCCAAGTATTCACTTAACGGTGTCTCTTCAGAAGCTTATCGATATGATCGGTtgctaattgaacctgcttaaTGGTGCCGATGATTGTTATTAGATTACTGGAGTCATCCCTTCGTGGCATACAAATGGATTTGACACCACTCTCCCGGGTGATTTCCTTCAGcttccttccttccactccataatggctctgtggaacttccttggGATATCCAAGTCGGCAGTCACGTGCCCCTTTTGCTCATAGTCCCTCTTGGTGTTAACTCTAACCTTcgcaccttggaaggtgatatgaCACTCAGGTTCACCGATTTTCTTTTTGAAGAATCCAGTTGTGCCTCTTCCCATATGAGCTAAGGGGACCTTTTTGGTCTCCTCTTCCCTGGAAGTTTCCTtctggagcttctgctcttccagattgttgttgttgttttgagggAAATTCCCTTTTGAGGCTTGTAGCCGGCCCAGCAATTCACCAACACCAGATGCccctccaacgacctccttctcctccttatgtcCGTTGGCATCCAGGTCCAGCCTCTGCTTCTCTGTTTTCATCTGACCAATAATCCCAGATTGCTTCCCAATCGTTTCTTTCAGTTCCTGGATCTCTTTCTTAAATACAGATTCTGTCCGATGAATAGCGGCCACTTTTTCACTCTTAATTCTTTCTAGTTGCTCTCTCAAGTCAAGATTTTTTTCCTCCATCTCAATTGACTTATCGTAATATTCTTCCTTAAGACTTACTAACTCCTCTAAGAGGCCATTATACCTTTCATTCCTGACCAAATCATTGACTTTAGCCTCAGTCAGCTTCATctctagtctttctttttctgtttccatctctCTAATAATTTCTAATTGCTTCTCAattgtctctttcagttcctcaatatcttcctcaaatacagattctaACCGATGAATAGATGCAACCTTTTCACGCTCACCTTTTTCTAGTTGCTTActtaattcaagatttttttcttccatctcACTCGATTTCTCGTAATATTCTTCCTTAAGATTTACTAACTCCTCTAAGAGGCTGTTGTAATTTTTGTTCCTGACCAAATCCTTTTCTTTAGCCTCAGTCAGCTTCATctctagtctttctttttctgtttccatctctttaataatgTTCAATTGATTCTGAATTGTTTTTTCTAATTCCTCAATTTCTCCCTCAAATATagattccaaccgatgaatagactctgctttttcaccttcaacatttactagtttctcgcttatttcaagatttatttgttccatcttagttaattgatttagatattctccgattgAAGCATCTTTATTTGATAATTCGTCTTTTAGCTGATCGTTAGTTTGTTGAAGATCTTGCAACTCTgttgagaatttttcagtctcggtttctttttctgtttccatctctttaataatgtccaattgattctgaattgttttttctaattcctcaatttctccctcaaatacagattccaaacGATGAATAGAGTCTGCTTTTTCACCTTCAACATTTACTAATTTCTCgcttatttcaagatttatttgttccatcttagttaattgatttagatattctccgattgAAGCATCTTTATTTGATAATTCGTCTTTTAGCTGATCGTTAGTTTGTTGGAGATCTTGCAACTCTgttgagaatttttcagtctcgatttccctttccttttcaagAGCTTCGACTCTGTTgcagagacgttgaatctctgcccTCAGCTCTTTTTTTTCTTCGTCTTCCTCCCTGTCATTCTCCACTTCTTTGTCTAAAAATTCAATTTCCTCTCCCATCACTTGAATAATTTCACCTAACTCCTCCAGTTCCTTTTCTTCCTTAtctgtggacaagaatttccacaacaaTACATTTCCAGCCACAATAACACCAACCAGAACAACAGTTAACCAATTACCACCCTTCATTTGGGGGACAATAATTCCACCCTCAGTTCCAGAGACGAAGTCTGGgagaaatctccccagaattctAGTAGGTTTCAGATCAGTCCTAAGCATATCCAGTTGCcgtctggaccttcagttgacattCCTGAAGATCCTGCCCCGAACTCCAGAATCCTCCGACCACAGGGATGGAGGACAGGAGTCG is a genomic window containing:
- the LOC137646574 gene encoding putative protein tag-278 — protein: MKGGNWLTVVLVGVIVAGNVLLWKFLSTDKEEKELEELGEIIQVMGEEIEFLDKEVENDREEDEEKKELRAEIQRLCNRVEALEKEREIETEKFSTELQDLQQTNDQLKDELSNKDASIGEYLNQLTKMEQINLEISEKLVNVEGEKADSIHRLESVFEGEIEELEKTIQNQLDIIKEMETEKETETEKFSTELQDLQQTNDQLKDELSNKDASIGEYLNQLTKMEQINLEISEKLVNVEGEKAESIHRLESIFEGEIEELEKTIQNQLNIIKEMETEKERLEMKLTEAKEKDLVRNKNYNSLLEELVNLKEEYYEKSSEMEEKNLELSKQLEKGEREKVASIHRLESVFEEDIEELKETIEKQLEIIREMETEKERLEMKLTEAKVNDLVRNERYNGLLEELVSLKEEYYDKSIEMEEKNLDLREQLERIKSEKVAAIHRTESVFKKEIQELKETIGKQSGIIGQMKTEKQRLDLDANGHKEEKEVVGGASGVGELLGRLQASKGNFPQNNNNNLEEQKLQKETSREEETKKVPLAHMGRGTTGFFKKKIGEPECHITFQGAKVRVNTKRDYEQKGHVTADLDIPRKFHRAIMEWKEGS